The sequence below is a genomic window from Saccopteryx leptura isolate mSacLep1 chromosome 3, mSacLep1_pri_phased_curated, whole genome shotgun sequence.
GGAGTTAGTATCTTGAAATAAAGCACGTGTTTCTTGTCTGAATAAATGTGCTGGtttgagtctgtgtgtgtgtgtttgtgtgtgtttatttaacATCTGAATATTTTAGGGTTTGGTATTTTAACTTCATTTCTCTCTTGGTGtgcaaataacaatttttttctgaaagttaaaaaaagtgCTTAGTATAGAATCTATGTGGATAATACTAGCTTTCATATAGTGAGCATATGGGGCAGGCCCTGTGCCAAATGCTTGGCGGCCTAACTCTCATTGGCGTCTCTCAATACAATAGAATTTATCCCAAAAGGTTACTGTTGCtatcattttacaaaggaggaaatgGGTTTAGGAAAATAAtcgggaatgtgtgtgtgtgtgtgtgtgtgtgtgtgtgtgtgtgtgtgtggcaagaacatttaagatctactcttagcAACTTGCAAGTATGTGATAACagtagtattgttaactatagtcaggGTAGAGCCAGCATTTGAACTTGGCTCTGTGGGACTTCACAGCTTGTTCTCAAGTTAGATAGCAACTTCCTACCTGATTACAGGGCCATAGAGATCTGTGTTCCATGGATACAGATACTCTTTTGGATAAATGTGACTCAAATTTAGACTCAtttgggacagacagactcctgcaaagGAAAGGTGTCTCCAATCAACCTACCAGAAAGACACTTTTCTCTCCAGAGAATAAGCCAACTTGCTACTCATTAtacaaatgattttaaatttttacccCTAACCCTCACTACCCCTCTCTGGTGGTTTCATTTTTGCCGACGCTGAACCTTGAATGTTCAGATCaaacagaaaggagaaacaaaatAACGCAGGCCCTCTGCCCAAGGGTTCTCGTCTGAGCTGGGCACTAGCAGTTTAGGTCTGGGGCACGCCCTCCGCCCAGGACCTCACTGCCCGCCCAGCCTTCGCGGTTCTCACTCCAGCTCTGGTAGAACTTCCCGGCGGGCTCTCTGGGTTCCAGAGCTGCCGGGGGCTCGAGCAGCACGCCGGGCTGAGGGGTGAATGCACTTACTGGGAGGGCACGGGGCGTCTGATTCTCGCAGCGGCCACCTGCTTGTCCTGCTCTGGCCTGTCCTCGTTCTCCCCTTCGTAGCCGCTGTCCTCCGTGTCCACGCTGTCACTCCTCCACTTGGGCTCATCCTGGTCCATCTCTGTCCAGCCTTTGGTCAGCTCAGATACCAGGTTGGAACATTTTCTCCTCCGTGTCGGGGAGCCACGGCTGTGCAGGATTCTGTCAACGTCATCCTCTGGCTGCCCAGGTTCAGGGGCGCCACTGTCCTTCTCGTACTTGTGGGTGAGATGGCTCACATCACCGCCTCTCTCGTAAGCTTTGCTGACAACTGTTCTGGTCACCTCTTTCCTTCTGATGTGAGAGACGTCAGTGGCTTCCTCTGAGCTCTGTCTGTCTCCACGGCCCTCGGGCTTTAGGGAGAGAGACTTTGGGGCGCCCTGCGCTTTCTGGGGGGAAGTGGGGTGTATCACTGGTTTAGTATCTCGGGGTGGGTCCGAGGTCTCTCCAGGAAGCCAGCCTGCGGGCTCCTGGGCCTGCCGGGCGCTGTTCTCATTTGCCCACTGCTGCCAACCTCGGGCCAGCTGGATCGCCAGGGTGGCTGTGCGGACCTTCCGGAGGGCGCTCCTGGCCCGCCCCTCCTGGCTTGCTTTCTTTTCCGGAGCCATGCTACCCTTCTCTTCTGTGCTGACAGCCTGGGCACCGGCTAAAAGGAGTGGAGACCCGTGGAGTCCCTCGGATTTAAATAGAAGCGGGGTCTGGGGTGGGAAAGAGCCTGGTGATGATGAAAGAATGTGAAGCATCTCTTGCCAAGATGTGGTGCCTTCCCCCTGATGGCGTTCTATTTTAAGCCCGCGGCTCCGGTTTCATCACAGCAGAGGGACATCTTTGCTGGTAAAGCACACTGAAATGCTCCCGTTCTTCCCCCGGTGCCAGAGTGGAAATTACTAGATCTGATCATGTGTTCAGCCTTATGTttttattgaccttaaaatatggTCCTACCAtttatagaaacataaaatatgtgCACAAATTGTTCCAGGAACATGGTAGGTGTGTTCTCATGTAAACCTCAGCAGCCCTCAAAATAGCTTGTAGTTAGTCCTGTTTTTACCTGAGTCCAATGAAATCTAACTTCTTAAAGCTAATAATGACAGATTTGAATCCAGATCTGTCTGCTTCAAAGCTTGTGTGTCTTTTCATTCTAGTGATCAGAGatcctgttttctgtttcttttgtctttaacTCTATTCAATACAGACCTAGAAGTCACCTCCTCCAAccttcattttccagatgagaaaattgaggcccaGATAATGGGGATGACAACGGCCATATTTTCTAGCCCCAAGTTTGAATTATTGTTTAAACAAATCATATTAAAATAAGATGATGGTCACAATTTTGATCCAATTACTTCTTTAAATCTTTAAGTTAAGACCCATATACTCATTGAATTTCATACATTATTATAACAATAAACCTTTAAACATTGTTTGTTTAAAAAGAccatttaaagacaaaataagtGAATGGGATCAGAAGCAACCCCTGCCTGACCTTTTGTTTTAACAGCACAACCTTCTTTGCAGAGCAAAAGCCACTCTTCCAATTCTCAGAACAAAGATTGagatacagttttttaaaaaaggactggATAGATAGGTTATTTGAACAGCAAAAAAAACCATCTCTAAAGTGTACTAAACCAGATAAAAATGCTCATAGCTCAGCACTGACATTTCTTAAAGTATGACAAATATAGCTTTTTTCCATACAGCAGTTCTATAGACTTGAATACTATATCCTTTTCTCCAAGCTTGACATGCAGCTAACCAGACTGATAGAATACTGCTGTCTTAGAGCATAATAATAGGTATGAAAGTTAATTACTTGTTATAGTAAGAccagataattttattaaaaaaaaaaagtcaatttttcATCATGTCATTTATTTACCTCCTGGAATTAAAACAATTCGGGAGATGTTTTAATACTCTGCCTAAAAATCTGTCACATATGTTTTCAGAGTTCAACATTATCTGATACTT
It includes:
- the ABRA gene encoding actin-binding Rho-activating protein, with translation MLHILSSSPGSFPPQTPLLFKSEGLHGSPLLLAGAQAVSTEEKGSMAPEKKASQEGRARSALRKVRTATLAIQLARGWQQWANENSARQAQEPAGWLPGETSDPPRDTKPVIHPTSPQKAQGAPKSLSLKPEGRGDRQSSEEATDVSHIRRKEVTRTVVSKAYERGGDVSHLTHKYEKDSGAPEPGQPEDDVDRILHSRGSPTRRRKCSNLVSELTKGWTEMDQDEPKWRSDSVDTEDSGYEGENEDRPEQDKQVAAARIRRPVPSQANRLTEKLHCKAQRKYSQVHSLKGRWQQWADEHVQSQKLNPFSEEFDYQLAMSTRLHKGDEGYGRPKEGTKTAERAKRAEEHIHREIMDMCFIIRTMARHRRDGKVQVTFGELFDRYVRISDKVVGILMRARKHGLVDFEGEMLWQGRDDHVVITLLK